The following are from one region of the Mixophyes fleayi isolate aMixFle1 chromosome 7, aMixFle1.hap1, whole genome shotgun sequence genome:
- the LYPD6B gene encoding ly6/PLAUR domain-containing protein 6B produces MDRMLVPNLFLLCTVHFVIVLKCSTFAKHVNFHNVRPPLDPTPFPNSFKCFTCEKSIDNYNCNRWAEDKWCPSNTHYCKTVHHFTSHGKSKSVTKKCATREECHKVGCHHHRDSGHTECISCCDGMICNVDIPTNNTNAVFNVMRSHWKSDAHRVAALVPVVGAAMLILVIL; encoded by the exons ATGGACAGGATGTTGGTACCAAACCTCTTCCTTCTGTGCACCGTACACTTTGTCATCGTGCTGAAATGCAGCACATTTGCCAAGCATGTCAACTTCCATAATGTGAGACCTCCCTTAGACC CCACGCCGTTTCCCAACAGCTTTAAGTGTTTTACATGCGAGAAATCAATCGATAATTATAACTGCAACCGCTGGGCTGAAGACAAATGGTGTCCGTCAA ATACACATTACTGTAAAACAGTGCACCACTTCACCAGCCATGGCAAAAGTAAATCTGTCACCAAGAAATGTGCCACGCGAGAGGAATGCCACAAAGTGGGATGTCACCACCACCGGGACTCTGGCCATACG GAGTGCATTTCCTGTTGTGACGGGATGATCTGCAATGTGGACATTCCCACGAATAACACAAACGCTGTCTTTAATGTCATGAGATCTCATTGGAAGTCAGATGCCCACAGGGTAGCGGCGCTCGTACCTGTTGTTGGAGCCGCCATGTTAATTCTGGTCATCCTCTAG